A window from Candidatus Nitrospira neomarina encodes these proteins:
- a CDS encoding aminoacyl-tRNA deacylase: MPILTRLQDYLDERKVAYQLIRHQEAYTASEIAHTLHISGKLLAKVVIIKADDRFVMAVLPSNHKVDFERLSDVLGGEHVRLATEGEFQELFPDCGVGAMPPFGNLYGLEVFVDESLTEDEEIVFQAGTHLRVIKLRYQDFADLVHPKVTNFHLAAGIPGH; the protein is encoded by the coding sequence ATGCCTATATTGACACGATTGCAGGACTATCTCGATGAACGCAAGGTTGCCTATCAGCTAATACGGCATCAAGAAGCGTATACCGCCTCGGAGATTGCCCATACTCTCCATATTTCCGGAAAACTGTTAGCGAAGGTCGTGATTATCAAAGCGGACGATCGTTTTGTGATGGCGGTCTTACCCTCCAATCACAAAGTGGATTTCGAACGTCTCTCTGATGTGCTGGGAGGGGAACATGTGCGGCTGGCCACAGAAGGGGAATTCCAGGAATTGTTTCCTGACTGTGGTGTGGGAGCCATGCCGCCATTCGGGAATCTTTATGGCCTGGAGGTGTTTGTTGACGAATCGCTCACAGAGGATGAGGAGATCGTCTTTCAAGCTGGAACCCATCTCAGGGTGATAAAGCTCCGGTATCAGGATTTTGCCGACTTGGTCCATCCCAAAGTGACCAATTTCCATCTGGCAGCGGGAATCCCGGGGCATTGA
- a CDS encoding CBS domain-containing protein, with the protein MDLMREHHCRHLLVYDGEEFVGIVSVRDLVVLLLEEKEELIRQLEKYITS; encoded by the coding sequence TTGGATCTGATGAGGGAACACCATTGCCGACATCTTTTGGTCTACGATGGCGAAGAATTTGTGGGGATCGTGTCAGTCCGGGACCTGGTCGTGCTGTTACTTGAGGAGAAGGAAGAACTGATTCGGCAACTTGAGAAGTATATCACCTCATAG